TATTTCAAAAAATGTTTGGATTCGGGATAAACATTGCTCTAAATAAAGAAGAATTCAACtataatttattgaaatttggcAATCAACGTGAGAGTGTTCACAGATTAGGAGAAAAGCTGCTATAAAATGTATGACAGAATTGTTTGAGAGGCACACAAGTCAACAACAACCGCTCCTTTCCTCAAAAAGCAAAAGcaacaaaacttaaaaaaacCTGTTTATGATGAAAACGAACGAGTGACTATATTCCacatagaaaaataattaggGTTTTGGAGGATTGTGGGGCCCTGTAGGTAGCAGAAAGTAAACAATGGCAATAAAGGGAGCGTGTGAAGACAAAAGAGCAAAAAGCAAAGGAAGCCGATGCCAGAAAGGGGAATTGCATTCATCATTCAAAACAAAAAGCTAAAGAATCTTTCatggctcctcttcttctatCATCTTTATAGCCAAAACACTTCCCTCTCAGATCATTCACTCACACCAACTTCTCCATCTGTGTGTCCCTTCATGCACCAAAGTACACAACATCATAAAATCTTACTCATACACAGAATCAATACTATCACTGTCATCACATCACCAATGCAGCTAGGAAGCTCCATTTCCAACACCATCAAGTTCTTGCACAAGACTATTCAGAACTTCAAGTCTTGTTTCTCTCCGGGGTACCAAAAGCTTCCCAAAACGCCTCCACAGAATCATGTCTCGGGCTTGGACAATAACAACCCGTGTTTCGAAGACTTGGAAAAGTTCTACAGTGACTTCACCAAGCAATGGGATTCagaaaaagagaagaagaagaaaggcaaAGAGGTTCCCGATGAAAGGTTCATTGGGTTGAACAATGCAAGGCGTGAGCAGAAGATGAATGATGAGACTGAGAAAACCGAGGAATGTGTGAAGAAAAAGACCAAAGGGTTAACCAATGAAAGGATGAAAGAGAAGGATTCATCGTTGAATGTGATGAGGGGTAGGAGGGGAAATGGAAATTACTTGAGAATGGAAAAGAAGCTTAGAGAAATGGAGATGTTGGAGAAGAGTGATGTTGATTATGTACTTGACATTGAGGAGGTTCTGCATTACTATTCTAGACTTACATGCCCCATGTATCTTCAAATTGTGGATAAATTCTTGATGGAAATGTGCTCTGAGTTCCTTAACTCTGGGCTGAAGTGAGGTCTTAGGTTGCATGTCTTTGTCTTGTTCTTTAATGTTTCTGTCCATGGATGATTTCTcttgtttctaaaatttaacTCTTGTTGTTCAATATTCATTTCGTTGATCAATCATCAAAGGACCATTATGACATGCACTTAGATGTGAATATTCACAATGTATTTTGTTTTGGAAATTGCATTGtttcttaaaataaatgaagataTTTGTATTTAAGTGTGATTTCgagttaattattaaataaaaattaatttaaataaaataaaataaattattatattgataaaattaaatattattttagagattatttttttatatctaaattaatttttattattgataaataatttttaaattgattagttaaatatcaatattttagataccaactttagaatctaaataattggtagttaactTAAGTATttaataactataataaaatcattaaataaaaaccaatatttagataccaaaataaattagttacaataataactaaattagagattattttataaagtaaaaaaaaactggtttataaattggttattatgaaataatttctaaattggtatctaattacctatttaactaccaattatttagattctaaatttggtaataaaaacattacttgttaattagataccaatttataaaccatctaaaaatagtataaactaatttagaaacagaaaatttatttagtctctaaattggtctctaattTTATCACTATaagaactaattattttttgcctttaaaattagtttttatttcatgattttttttagtgaaattagataccaatttaaaacatatttatcaataatagaaactaatttaaatattaataattttttttagtttctaaaataatatctaatatagttactatagaaactaataattttttatttttagaattaatttttatttaatagtttttaataATGTATATAAAGGTGAAATATGAAGAAGACTTTTTATTAGCTCAATTAGCGGAAACAGAAGTAACGATAAACCTTTGCTTTTGCTTTCTTTCTCCTCATTAGATgccttttatttaaaaattattaggtagtttaaaattattaagagtttggactaaaatcaaattttataatttacaaAACAAAACTTAATACTACTTAATTGTAtgttctataaaaaaatattagaagtaAAAActgtttaaaattatattaaagatATCATTGAATCACGGACAATTATAATATAGTTTTTCTCTTTAAGTATGGGATAATAATATTAAGGAGTTTAACTCATTTGGTGACGTGAGTTGTTATAAAACTTATTATAATAGCTAGCCATTAGGTGCTATTTTTTTGGGTTAAATTAATATAGTAAATTCAGGGAAGTCTTGTTTGGATTATTATGATAAcgttaatatattaatatgatAACGTTAAGATTAGTGCAAGAAACCAAGTAAAATATCATCATAAATCATTGTTTGGATTCTTAAAACATGGAAACGGagtttttctctctct
The sequence above is a segment of the Phaseolus vulgaris cultivar G19833 chromosome 2, P. vulgaris v2.0, whole genome shotgun sequence genome. Coding sequences within it:
- the LOC137809830 gene encoding uncharacterized protein; translated protein: MPERGIAFIIQNKKLKNLSWLLFFYHLYSQNTSLSDHSLTPTSPSVCPFMHQSTQHHKILLIHRINTITVITSPMQLGSSISNTIKFLHKTIQNFKSCFSPGYQKLPKTPPQNHVSGLDNNNPCFEDLEKFYSDFTKQWDSEKEKKKKGKEVPDERFIGLNNARREQKMNDETEKTEECVKKKTKGLTNERMKEKDSSLNVMRGRRGNGNYLRMEKKLREMEMLEKSDVDYVLDIEEVLHYYSRLTCPMYLQIVDKFLMEMCSEFLNSGLK